A portion of the Aricia agestis chromosome 1, ilAriAges1.1, whole genome shotgun sequence genome contains these proteins:
- the LOC121725295 gene encoding mannose-P-dolichol utilization defect 1 protein homolog: protein MEKLKPILTQLLTEKCYNEYFIKFNFLDEPCFKSTLSKGLGFGIIAGSILVKIPQILKILSSKSAAGISIYGVCLELFAITANFAYSYVMDFPFSAWGEGTFLAIQTAIIAALVLHYGGSPGKAAAFLATYVGLVSTLISGFTPKDILWTMQAVNVPIIVAAKSIQVITNYKNGSTGQLSAITCLLLFGGSIARIFTSIQETGDFIIILTYCVSTLANGAIVMQLFWYWNVDTTNKNKNKKKKKRT from the exons ATGGAGAAATTAAAACCAATTTTAACTCAATTACTCACAGAAAAATGCTACAatgaatatttcattaaatttaatttccTTGATG AGCCCTGTTTCAAGTCAACTTTAAGTAAGGGGCTCGGCTTTGGAATAATTGCTGGATCTATATTAGTAAAAATACcccaaatattaaaaatacttagtaGCAAAAGCGCAGCGGGTATTAGTATTTATGGAGTTTGCTTGGAACTATTTGCCATCACAGCAAATTTTGCGTACAGTTATGTCATGGACTTTCCTTTCAG TGCTTGGGGTGAGGGCACATTTTTGGCTATTCAAACTGCAATTATTGCTGCCTTAGTGCTGCATTATGGAGGATCACCAGGGAAAGCCGCAGCATTTTTGGCTACTTATGTAGGTCTTGTGTCTACATTGATAAGTGGATTTACACCTAAGGATATTCTGTGGACTATGCAAGCAGTTAATGTCCCTATTATTGTTGCTGCAAAG tccaTCCAAGTTATTACCAATTACAAAAACGGAAGTACAGGTCAGCTGTCTGCCATAACATGCTTGCTGTTGTTTGGCGGAAGTATTGCTAGAATATTTACGTCAATCCAGGAGACTGGAGACTTTATCATCATCCTCACATACTGTGTGTCCACATTAGCTAACGGAGCAATTGTAATGCAACTGTTCTGGTACTGGAATGTTGATAC